AGTGGTCCTCGTCCTCGTACACCCACGCGGCGGTGTCGAGGTCGTAGTCGACGAGCTCCTCCTCGTCGAAGAACAGGTCGATCTCGCGTTCGTTCGCGCCCTCGTCCTCGTGGTCCGACGCGTGGATCACGTTGTGGCCGAGGTCGAGGCCGAAGTCGCCGCGGATCGTGCCCGGGGCGGACTCGGCGGGGTCGGTCTCGCCGACCATCGCGCGGACCTGTCGGGTCGCGTCCGCGCCCTCCCACACCATCGCGAAGACGGGGCCGGAGGTGATGAACTCGACGAGGCCGTCGAAGAACGGCTTGTCCTCGTGTTCACCGTAGTGATCTTTCGCGAGCTCCTCGTCGAGCTGGACGAACTTCCCGGCGACGAGCTTGAGCCCGCGGTCCTCAAAGCGAGAGACGATCTCGCCGATGAGTCCGCGCTGGACGCCGTCGGGCTTGACCATCACGAAGGTCCGCTCGTCGTGGTGGCTCACTGGTCGTCGCCTCCCGCGCGGTTGCCTTCCTCGGTCCACTCGAGGTCGCGCGCCTCGCGGCCGAGGAGGTAGTTCTTCTCCGCCTTCGAGTCGACGAAGTGGAGGATCTGTCCGTCCTTCTTCACGAACATCGTGCCCGTGCCGGGCTCGATCTCCTCGCCGGTGTAGTCACAGGTGCGTGTCTCGACCATTGGTTATCGCCCTCCGATGGAGTCGGCGTCGCGCTGGGTCTCCCGCAGCTGGAGCACGTCGCCCAGGCGGACGGGACCCAGAACGTTCCGGGTGATGATCCGGCCCTGGTTCGATCCCTCCTGGATGCGGCACTTGACCTGCATGGCCTCGCCGTGCATCCCGGTTTTGCCGACGACCTCGATGACCTCCGCGGTCGTCGAGTCGCCGGTGCCCTCTTCTGCGCTCATGGGAGGTTATCGAAGCTCCGCGACCTTCTCGCCGATGTCCTCGACGTCGTCGGCGGCGTCGCCGGCGTCGACGACGGCGGCGGCGGCCGAGCCGACCTCGAGGCCGGCGGCCTGACCGACTTCGTCCTGCGTGTCGACGAAGACGACCGGGATCCCCTTCTCCTCGGCGAGTTCGGGGAGGTGCATCACGATCTCCTCGGGGGAGACGTCCTCGGCGACGATGACGAGGTCGGCGTTGCCGCGCTCGACGGCTTTGGTCGTCTCGTTGGTTCCTTTCTTCACTGTACCGGTGTCTCGGGCGACCTCGAGCGCTTCGAGGGATCGCTCTGCGAGGTCGGCTGGGGTTTCGTAGTCTACGTAAACGGGCATATGTTGTTCACCTATCCTCCGCGCGGGCTCGCGTGCTCGCACCGTGGTCGGTCCCTAACGGCACGGCACATCATCAACCCCGCAGAGGCTGTGAAGCGACGTAGTCCGGACATCCATAAAAGCGCTTTCAATGTCCTGCGCGTGTGCGAGCGGGGATCACGGGGCGAACTCGCGGACCGGATGGGGAAGCCGACGGTCCGGTGCGGATCCCCCGGAACGGAACCGATAGAGTGCGCGATCGGACTCCGCGCTTTTTAAGCCCGACTCGCGCCTCCCTTCGTGTATCGAATGGTCCGTCTCGTTCACTACTCCGACATCGAGAACGTCTTCGACGACCCGGAGCGGGCGGCCCGCCTCGCCGGTCGGATCCGGGCGCTCTCCGGCCCCGACGCCGCGGTCGTCGCCACCGGCGACACGACCGCGCCGGGCGTCCTCTCGCTCGTCGCGACCGGCAGGCAGGTCCTCGACTTCTACGAGGCGACCGGCACGCTCCTCGACACGTTCGGTAACCACGAGTTCGACTACGGGCCGGACGCGCTGCGCGACCTCGTCGCGGACGCGCCGGCGACGTTCGTCTCCGCGAACGTGCGCGACGAGGCGGGCGAGCCGTTCGGCTGCGACGAGGGCGTCGTCCCGTGGGCCGTCCGCGAGGTGGACGGCGCGACGGTCGGGTTCGTCGGCGTCACCGACCCCGCGACCGACTCGCTGAACCCGATGGCCGCCGACCTCTCGTTCGACGACCCCGTCGCGGCCGCCGGAGAGGCGCTCGCGGAGATGCGGCAGTCGGTCGCGGACGAGGGCGGACTCGACCGCGCGGTGATCCTCTCGCACCTCGGCGCGGGCGACGACGACCTCGCCCGCGAGCTGGACGCGGACGCGGTCCTCGGCGGCCACGTCCACAGCCGCCGGAACGAGACGGTCGCGGACACGCTGTTGGTCCGTCCCGGCGTCAACGGCGAGGCGGTGGCCGACGTCGACCTCGACGCCGAGCCGCCGACGGCGACCCTCCACGAGCCGGCGGGGGCCGAGCCCGCGCCCGGGCTGGCGGACGCGCTCGCCGAGCGGATGGCCGCGGCCGACTTAGGCGAGGTCGTCGACACCGTCGGGGAGCCGATCGAACGCTCCGGCGAGGTGGTCCACGGCGGGGAGTGCCGCGTGGGCAACTTCGTCGCGGACGCGTTCCGGTGGGCCCACGACGCCGACGTGGGATTGTCGAACGCCGGCGGCCTCCGGCAGGGTGACCCGTTCGACGGCGACGTGACGAAGGCGGACCTGATCTCCCTGATCCCCTTCGAGGAACCGGTGGCCCTCGCCTCGGTCACCGGGGGGGAACTCCGCGATGTGCTCCGCGAGATGGCCGCGCCGGAGGTGGACTTCGGCGAGGAGGACTGGTGGCACGGGCACGTCTCGAACGCCCGCCTCGTCTGGGACGCCGACGCCGAACTTATCATGGAGGCGACCGTCGGCGGCGAGCCAATCGACCCCGACGCGCGCTACACGGTCGCAGTCTCCGAGTACCTCCTCCACTCCGAACACGAGTTCCCCACGCTCTCCGAGCGCCACCGGATCGACGAGGCGGACATCCAGTACGAGGTGTTGGCGGCCTACGCCCGCGAGCGCGGCATCGACCCCGAGATCGAGGGACGGATCGAGATCCGGAACCGCGCCGCCGCGGCCGACGACGACTGAGCGCGAACGCGGCGGCAATCGTTTATAAACAAACACGGTGGCGCGTGCCTGCGAGCGCCCGAAGGGCGCGAGACAGCACGCGCGAGGGAGTCGGCCGACCGTAGGGAGGCCGACGAGGTTGGGGAGGCGTGAGGCTGTGCTGTGCGGGGCTGGGAATCGAAGGGGCAGCCGAGAGGCCGGCGTAGACGACGCAAGGACCGCAACGAGGGAGCGATAGCGACCGAGTGAGGACCGCAGCGAGTGTACGCCGGCCTCTCGGCTGGGGCTTCGAGAGTGTCCGTGGCGATCGGTGATTTATCAGGAACCACGCACGGCCTCCCGGCTGGGGCTTCGGGAGTGTTCATGGCCGACCCGCTATCGGCTGCTTGTAATCGACCGTTCAACCATTTATAAATACGAAACGCGAGAGAACCGTTCGAGTCCGCTTCCTCTCAGTCCAAGTCCACGTCGACGCCGG
This genomic stretch from Halorubrum hochsteinianum harbors:
- the rpl7ae gene encoding 50S ribosomal protein L7Ae, yielding MPVYVDYETPADLAERSLEALEVARDTGTVKKGTNETTKAVERGNADLVIVAEDVSPEEIVMHLPELAEEKGIPVVFVDTQDEVGQAAGLEVGSAAAAVVDAGDAADDVEDIGEKVAELR
- a CDS encoding 30S ribosomal protein S28e produces the protein MSAEEGTGDSTTAEVIEVVGKTGMHGEAMQVKCRIQEGSNQGRIITRNVLGPVRLGDVLQLRETQRDADSIGGR
- a CDS encoding bifunctional metallophosphatase/5'-nucleotidase; its protein translation is MVRLVHYSDIENVFDDPERAARLAGRIRALSGPDAAVVATGDTTAPGVLSLVATGRQVLDFYEATGTLLDTFGNHEFDYGPDALRDLVADAPATFVSANVRDEAGEPFGCDEGVVPWAVREVDGATVGFVGVTDPATDSLNPMAADLSFDDPVAAAGEALAEMRQSVADEGGLDRAVILSHLGAGDDDLARELDADAVLGGHVHSRRNETVADTLLVRPGVNGEAVADVDLDAEPPTATLHEPAGAEPAPGLADALAERMAAADLGEVVDTVGEPIERSGEVVHGGECRVGNFVADAFRWAHDADVGLSNAGGLRQGDPFDGDVTKADLISLIPFEEPVALASVTGGELRDVLREMAAPEVDFGEEDWWHGHVSNARLVWDADAELIMEATVGGEPIDPDARYTVAVSEYLLHSEHEFPTLSERHRIDEADIQYEVLAAYARERGIDPEIEGRIEIRNRAAAADDD
- a CDS encoding 50S ribosomal protein L24e: MVETRTCDYTGEEIEPGTGTMFVKKDGQILHFVDSKAEKNYLLGREARDLEWTEEGNRAGGDDQ
- the ndk gene encoding nucleoside-diphosphate kinase, with translation MSHHDERTFVMVKPDGVQRGLIGEIVSRFEDRGLKLVAGKFVQLDEELAKDHYGEHEDKPFFDGLVEFITSGPVFAMVWEGADATRQVRAMVGETDPAESAPGTIRGDFGLDLGHNVIHASDHEDEGANEREIDLFFDEEELVDYDLDTAAWVYEDEDH